Genomic segment of Syngnathus acus chromosome 10, fSynAcu1.2, whole genome shotgun sequence:
CGTGGCCAAAAAGCTCGGTAGgcttctctctcgctcgctcttctTGATGCTCCGCCCAACTCATTGTAATCCACCGCCAGGCCTGGATGAGGTGGAGAGCGTCTACATCTTTGCAAACAACGAGATCATCGAGTATGACGGCGAGCTGGCCGCAGACACCCTGGTGGAGTTCCTCTATGACGTAAGCACGAAACGGCTGGCCTGCGTTCGGAACACGCTGAGCTACAATGCCGGAAACGGTCTCCCAACACTGGACGCCCTCAGGTGATGGAGGAGCCCGTGGAGATCATCGATAACGAGCGGGAGTTGAAGGGCTTCCACAACATGGAGGAGGTCATCAAGCTGGTGGGCTTCTTCAAGAGCGAGAAATCTCCTCGTAGGTGAACGACGCAAAGAGACGCCTGAGCCGCCGGCAGCGTCCTTTCAGCCCTGACGTCTTTTGCAGATTTCATGGAATTCGTCGACGCCGCTGAGGAGTTCCACCCCTTCATCAAATTCTTTGCAACCTTTGACCCTAAGGTTTGCAAAGCCTTCTTGTTATTGGCGTTCGGAGCGCAGAGATTGTAAATCGGTGTATCATCCGAGAAGTTACGCTGATTGTGTCTCAGAGGTTCCTCTCTGCCTGGCTTTAGATCGCCAAGAAACTGAAACTGAAGATGAACGAGGTGGATTTCTACGAGCCCTTCATGGAGGAATCGGTCACCATTCCTGGAAAGCCGTACACCGAGGCTGAGCTGGTTGAGTACATCGAGCAGCACGACAGGTACGACGAGCTGGAAGCTCAAGCCGATGGACAAGCCGGTCACCGTTTACCGTGTCTCGTTTCCTTTGTTTCAGACCCACTTTGAGGAAGCTGGAACCTCACAGCATGTACGAGATCTGGGTAAGAACGTCTCCAAAAGCGCACTTCTTATCTTCCAAACGACAAAGCCCTCCGAACGTTTATCGGCTTGAAAACACTCTCACGCCAGGAGGACGACATCGACGGCGAGCACATTGTGGCCTTCGCAGAGGAAGATGACCCTGGTGGGAGTCGGATGCGTCCGCCCAACTGGACCTAGCGAGCCTATGTGACTCCTTAGTTTGATTTTGGACTCCTTAGATGGTTTTGAATTCCTGGAGATCCTGAAGGAGGTGGCACGCGAGAACACGGACAATCCGAACCTGAGCATCATCTGGATCGACCCCGACAACTTCCCCCTGGTAGGCGAACCCAGTGCTTGAGAAAAATCTCTCAACCCAAAATGTTGGAGAACCCAATGTCCTCTAATGCCTGATGTCCGCTTGTTCTCAGCTGGTCCCCTACTGGGAGAGGACCTTCGGCATTGACCTGTCATCGCCTAAAATCGGCGTGGTCGACGTGGCGGACGTAAGCGATGTTTGTTGTTTCTGTGCATGGAATTTGACGGCTGATGgcgctcttcttcctcttggtCTCCTGCATTTGCCAGGCGGACAGCGTCTGGATGGAAATGGACGACCACGACGAAATGCCCACGGCGGACGAGCTGGAACGCTGGATTGAGGATGTTCTCTCAGGAAAGATTGACcctgacgatgatgacgatgatgacgatgatgacgatgatgacgatgataacgatgatgacgacgatgacgatgatgacgatgatgacgacgatgccgacgatgacgacgacgatgacgacgatgaagACGAGGAAGACGATGCCGAATAGAAACATCCCGACAGTCTTTCACTCCTGTTGTTACGTAGAAAATTGTTTGAGACAAAAATCACGATGACAAcgatggataaaaacatggTGCCCATCTTCCCGTCCACTCGTAACAGTGAGGAGGATTTCTCCTCTCACTCCCCCGAGTGGGTCGACCACTGGGAGGCGCTCTCTCCCACCACTGAATGAAACCACAGGTTTGCCTGACAAGCTGCCGCCAGTGTTTTGTACCTTGATTCACATGACCAGAGCTCAGAAACATACGTCAATGtgtcaaaaataaagacaataaaaaaaacacatgcataaaagaaaaaagattgcTCGAGTTGTAAAATGACCCTA
This window contains:
- the casq1b gene encoding calsequestrin-1b, with translation MKWGWAILGVLLSLGALASCENGLRIPEYDGRDRVHDLSAKNYKSIMKKYDVMVVYYHKNVHGNRNAIKQLQIEELALELAAQVLDDLEDEDIGFGLVDEKKDSAVAKKLGLDEVESVYIFANNEIIEYDGELAADTLVEFLYDVMEEPVEIIDNERELKGFHNMEEVIKLVGFFKSEKSPHFMEFVDAAEEFHPFIKFFATFDPKIAKKLKLKMNEVDFYEPFMEESVTIPGKPYTEAELVEYIEQHDRPTLRKLEPHSMYEIWEDDIDGEHIVAFAEEDDPDGFEFLEILKEVARENTDNPNLSIIWIDPDNFPLLVPYWERTFGIDLSSPKIGVVDVADADSVWMEMDDHDEMPTADELERWIEDVLSGKIDPDDDDDDDDDDDDDDDNDDDDDDDDDDDDDDADDDDDDDDDEDEEDDAE